Proteins found in one Terribacillus sp. DMT04 genomic segment:
- a CDS encoding prenyltransferase/squalene oxidase repeat-containing protein has translation MNTVHIRDVKAKIDTYIENLKAKQEKDGAWRMCFEGAILTDCFYIMTFTSFHRELETVEKLKGRLLQQQREDGSWSNYAGERNGNLSATVLAFAALRFSGVEASRLRQAEQYINHNGGINKAHFMIRFMLAVHGMIAWPPFLKFPMTALLVPTTFPINFFQFSSYARIHFVPMLLLLNKKFKRISKHTVSLDHLLYEDEWDERTDDGSSWRTITNEWSRLARLPARLHRAGYKYAEQYMQERTESDGTLYSYASASFFMVYAYLALGYEEKNPRIQDALNGVHALVNESCNGIHVENSTSTVWDTALLSYALQQAGVSSKSTMIRSATHYLLQRQHTQKADWQIHAPNVEPGGWGFSDINTNHPDHDDTAAALRALTRSARDDMDVKRAWKKGCDYLLAMQNKDGGWAAFEKDTDWRLLTKLPIENARDAAIDPSTADLTGRVLEFLGTYASLKQDHYSMKKAIKWLQKHQELNGSWYGRWGVCYLYGTWAALTGLSAAGVEPSARCVKRAVNWLKAVQHDDGGWGESCRSAEVGTFVDLPISTVVQTAWAVDALIACGEQNSEEVQQGIRFLLIANSQQAAVDYPTGIGLPGQFYIRYESYPYIYPLLALSHYHIKVKHH, from the coding sequence ATGAATACTGTGCATATAAGAGATGTAAAAGCAAAGATTGATACGTATATAGAAAATCTGAAAGCCAAGCAGGAAAAAGATGGTGCTTGGCGGATGTGTTTTGAAGGAGCAATTTTGACGGATTGCTTTTATATCATGACATTTACATCATTTCATAGAGAATTAGAGACTGTGGAAAAACTGAAGGGGCGTTTGCTTCAACAACAGCGTGAAGATGGCAGCTGGTCAAACTATGCGGGAGAGAGGAATGGAAACCTGTCTGCTACGGTTCTCGCCTTTGCTGCACTCCGTTTTTCGGGTGTAGAAGCAAGTCGGCTGCGCCAAGCAGAGCAGTATATTAACCATAACGGCGGAATTAATAAAGCGCACTTTATGATTCGCTTCATGCTGGCTGTACATGGCATGATAGCGTGGCCGCCGTTTCTAAAATTCCCGATGACTGCTTTGCTCGTACCAACTACATTTCCGATTAACTTCTTCCAGTTCAGTTCTTATGCCAGAATTCATTTTGTTCCAATGCTGTTGCTTCTAAATAAAAAATTCAAACGAATCAGTAAGCACACTGTTTCACTCGATCACCTTTTGTACGAAGATGAATGGGATGAAAGAACAGATGATGGATCCTCATGGAGGACAATAACAAATGAATGGAGCAGGCTTGCTCGGCTGCCAGCGCGCCTGCACCGAGCTGGTTACAAGTATGCTGAACAGTACATGCAAGAAAGAACAGAATCAGATGGAACACTTTACAGCTACGCAAGTGCCTCCTTTTTCATGGTTTACGCGTATTTGGCGTTAGGATACGAAGAAAAGAATCCGAGAATACAGGATGCGCTGAATGGCGTACACGCACTCGTTAATGAAAGTTGCAACGGTATCCATGTGGAGAACTCCACCTCTACGGTTTGGGATACAGCATTACTTAGCTACGCTTTGCAGCAAGCCGGTGTTTCCAGCAAAAGTACGATGATTCGGTCGGCTACACATTATTTGCTGCAGCGCCAGCACACGCAGAAAGCAGACTGGCAAATCCATGCGCCCAACGTGGAACCTGGAGGCTGGGGATTTTCTGATATTAATACGAATCACCCAGATCACGATGATACTGCCGCTGCTCTGCGGGCGCTCACCAGATCTGCCAGAGATGATATGGATGTGAAGCGCGCATGGAAAAAAGGCTGCGATTATTTATTAGCCATGCAAAACAAAGACGGCGGCTGGGCTGCATTTGAAAAAGATACCGATTGGCGGCTGCTGACAAAGCTTCCGATTGAAAATGCGCGGGATGCAGCGATTGATCCGTCCACCGCCGACCTGACCGGCCGCGTGCTAGAATTTCTTGGAACGTATGCCAGCCTGAAGCAAGATCATTATAGTATGAAAAAAGCAATCAAATGGCTGCAGAAGCATCAGGAATTGAATGGATCGTGGTATGGCAGATGGGGTGTCTGCTATCTATATGGTACATGGGCTGCGCTTACCGGACTTTCAGCTGCCGGAGTGGAACCCAGCGCGCGATGTGTGAAACGTGCAGTCAATTGGCTGAAAGCTGTTCAGCATGACGATGGCGGCTGGGGAGAATCGTGCCGAAGTGCAGAAGTAGGAACATTTGTAGATTTGCCAATCAGTACGGTCGTCCAAACCGCTTGGGCAGTAGATGCCTTGATTGCATGCGGAGAACAGAATAGCGAAGAAGTGCAGCAAGGAATCCGCTTTTTGCTTATAGCAAACTCCCAGCAAGCCGCCGTCGACTATCCGACCGGAATCGGTTTGCCGGGTCAGTTTTATATTCGCTATGAAAGCTATCCGTATATTTACCCGCTGCTTGCTTTAAGTCATTATCATATTAAAGTGAAGCATCACTGA
- a CDS encoding zinc-binding dehydrogenase, translated as MRAVVAEETGGPEVLVYRQAMLPEPAAGEIRIKVLKASVHFADIKKRKGTKGKGKPGIPGLDAVGIIDKAGPAVEGFKSGQRVIAFVKGGAYAEYAIANAKLTYPISDHVDTAVAAASPIPSFLSFMLLQRIGRLEKEETVVVHAAAGGTGLTLIQLAKLFGAGKVIGTVSSMDKAAVPLQMGADHVITYDRFSHVINDLTADTGADLIFDSLAGKITEDSLACLAPYGRLVNYGNASGGPGELTTTDVHSTCRSLLGFSLGTTRQERPEILQAVSNQVINLIEKEAITFPRIKEFKLEDAAKAHQLLESRTHTGKIILHITD; from the coding sequence ATGCGTGCGGTTGTTGCTGAAGAGACAGGCGGTCCGGAAGTACTAGTATACAGACAAGCAATGCTGCCTGAACCTGCAGCTGGAGAAATTCGCATAAAAGTATTAAAAGCAAGCGTGCATTTCGCAGATATTAAGAAAAGAAAAGGAACAAAGGGGAAAGGAAAACCTGGTATTCCTGGATTAGATGCAGTCGGAATCATAGACAAAGCTGGACCGGCAGTGGAAGGGTTTAAATCGGGGCAGCGTGTAATAGCGTTTGTCAAAGGCGGGGCTTATGCCGAATATGCAATTGCAAACGCAAAACTCACTTATCCTATTAGCGACCATGTGGACACAGCTGTTGCGGCAGCAAGTCCAATTCCTTCCTTTCTATCTTTTATGCTGCTGCAGCGAATTGGCCGACTGGAGAAAGAGGAAACGGTTGTCGTTCACGCGGCAGCAGGAGGTACCGGGCTGACTTTAATTCAGCTTGCCAAGTTATTTGGCGCTGGTAAGGTAATTGGAACTGTTAGCAGCATGGACAAAGCCGCTGTTCCTTTGCAAATGGGTGCAGATCACGTGATTACCTACGACAGGTTTTCTCACGTCATTAACGATCTCACTGCAGACACTGGCGCAGATTTGATTTTCGATTCTCTTGCAGGAAAAATTACAGAAGATAGTTTAGCTTGTTTGGCGCCTTATGGCAGATTAGTAAATTACGGGAATGCCAGCGGAGGTCCTGGTGAACTGACCACAACAGATGTTCACAGCACCTGTCGTTCGCTGCTTGGTTTCAGTCTTGGAACAACACGTCAGGAGCGACCTGAAATACTGCAAGCTGTTTCAAACCAAGTCATCAATTTAATTGAGAAAGAAGCAATTACCTTTCCGAGAATAAAAGAATTCAAGCTGGAAGATGCTGCAAAAGCACATCAGCTCTTGGAAAGCAGAACACATACAGGCAAAATCATCTTACACATCACAGATTAG
- a CDS encoding exodeoxyribonuclease III, with product MKLVSWNVNGIRACVKKGFLDYFKEQDADIFCLQETKLQAGQIELDLPGYYQYWNYAERKGYSGTAVFTKQKPLHVTYGLEEDIIEPEGRIITLEFENYFLITVYTPNSKRDLARLTERLEWEDRILAYIQELDARKPVILCGDLNVAHQEIDLKNYKTNRGNSGFTTEEREKMTTFLNTGFVDSFRYLYPERTDAYSWWSYMNKVRERNIGWRIDYFIVSERWKNRINEAEIHAETLGSDHCPVYLSLDTE from the coding sequence ATGAAACTTGTATCATGGAACGTAAACGGCATCCGAGCATGCGTAAAGAAAGGTTTTCTGGATTATTTTAAAGAACAAGACGCAGACATATTCTGCTTGCAGGAAACAAAGCTGCAAGCAGGGCAAATTGAACTAGACTTGCCCGGTTATTATCAATATTGGAACTATGCCGAGCGGAAAGGCTACTCAGGTACGGCTGTCTTTACTAAACAAAAGCCGTTGCATGTTACGTACGGTTTAGAAGAAGATATCATAGAACCAGAAGGAAGAATCATCACATTGGAGTTTGAAAACTACTTCTTAATAACCGTGTATACGCCAAACTCCAAACGTGATTTAGCACGTCTCACGGAACGGTTGGAATGGGAAGATCGGATTCTCGCTTATATACAGGAGCTGGATGCACGCAAACCAGTCATCTTATGCGGTGATTTAAATGTCGCACATCAAGAGATTGATTTGAAGAATTACAAAACAAACCGCGGCAACTCCGGCTTTACGACAGAAGAGCGCGAAAAGATGACAACCTTCCTTAACACCGGATTTGTCGATAGTTTCCGCTATCTGTATCCAGAACGTACCGATGCATATAGCTGGTGGTCATACATGAACAAAGTGAGAGAAAGAAACATCGGCTGGCGGATTGACTATTTTATCGTGTCGGAGAGATGGAAAAACAGAATTAACGAAGCAGAAATACATGCAGAAACGCTGGGAAGCGATCATTGCCCGGTTTACTTGTCGCTGGATACAGAGTGA
- the dacB gene encoding D-alanyl-D-alanine carboxypeptidase/D-alanyl-D-alanine-endopeptidase: MFRILLRILAGGLLLFLCMVPHTHVHVAGKEDRMKERIEDYLAGEERLQGAVAAIHIADAETGKTLYEQHADVRMRPASNMKLLTAAAVLHELGPSHQFKTKVATDGHVKDGKVEGNLYLVGQGDPSLTYKDLQQLTIQLKNLGIHHISGDIMADDSWFDQERYSEDTTWKDESAYYGAAISALTVSPDEDHDTGTVKVEVRADTSSQVPAIRTTPATDYITVRNDAVIVGEQEETDLDIVRSHGKNEIVISGSIAKGDKEQERVAVWEPTEYALHLFADYVSDAGINWEGTVKKGTAPSRSQTLLKKESAPLQELLLPFMKLSNNGHAEMFIKQIGRKEKPGNWADGIDQMKHYLKQRQLPVEQMIIRDGAGLSHANGITAKQLTTLLTKAQKESWFPYFRRSLPIAGEPERMLGGTLRNRFADSELAGNVTAKTGTLTGVSSLSGYMKIKTGEQIVFSIVLNGLLDEEDGPVIEDYLLKLVYDNLDSMHNN; the protein is encoded by the coding sequence ATGTTTCGTATACTTTTGCGAATTTTAGCTGGCGGATTGCTGCTTTTCCTATGCATGGTACCTCATACGCATGTTCACGTAGCCGGAAAAGAGGATAGGATGAAAGAGAGGATAGAGGATTACCTGGCGGGAGAAGAGCGTCTGCAAGGAGCGGTTGCGGCTATTCATATTGCAGATGCAGAGACAGGAAAGACACTTTACGAGCAGCATGCGGATGTGCGGATGCGGCCTGCTTCTAACATGAAGCTGCTCACGGCAGCTGCTGTATTACATGAATTAGGTCCATCACATCAATTTAAAACCAAAGTTGCTACAGATGGGCATGTAAAAGATGGAAAAGTGGAAGGGAATCTTTACCTTGTCGGCCAAGGTGATCCGTCTCTGACATATAAAGATTTACAGCAGCTGACGATACAGCTGAAGAACTTGGGAATACATCATATCAGTGGCGATATAATGGCAGATGATAGTTGGTTTGATCAGGAACGTTATAGCGAGGATACAACTTGGAAAGATGAATCCGCATATTATGGCGCAGCAATCAGCGCATTGACTGTTTCACCAGATGAAGATCATGATACAGGAACGGTCAAGGTTGAAGTGCGTGCAGATACTTCTTCTCAGGTACCGGCAATTCGGACAACTCCAGCAACAGATTACATAACGGTACGCAATGATGCTGTAATTGTAGGAGAGCAAGAAGAGACGGATTTGGATATCGTTCGTTCACATGGAAAGAATGAGATTGTTATTTCTGGCAGCATTGCAAAAGGAGATAAAGAGCAGGAAAGGGTAGCGGTTTGGGAACCAACGGAATATGCGCTGCATCTATTTGCTGATTATGTAAGTGATGCGGGTATCAACTGGGAAGGAACAGTCAAAAAAGGTACTGCTCCGTCCCGCTCTCAAACCTTATTAAAAAAGGAATCTGCACCACTGCAGGAATTGCTTCTTCCGTTTATGAAGCTTAGTAACAATGGACATGCGGAAATGTTTATAAAACAAATCGGCCGCAAAGAGAAACCTGGTAACTGGGCGGACGGTATTGATCAAATGAAGCACTACCTTAAACAGCGGCAATTGCCAGTAGAACAAATGATAATTCGTGACGGAGCGGGCTTATCTCATGCAAATGGTATAACAGCAAAACAGCTGACGACCTTACTAACAAAAGCCCAAAAAGAATCCTGGTTCCCTTACTTTAGACGTTCCCTGCCAATCGCCGGTGAACCTGAACGAATGCTCGGTGGAACACTTCGCAACCGTTTTGCAGATTCAGAGCTAGCTGGCAACGTCACGGCAAAGACAGGGACGCTGACTGGAGTAAGCTCACTATCTGGATATATGAAAATCAAAACCGGAGAACAGATAGTTTTTTCGATTGTATTAAACGGCTTGTTAGATGAAGAGGATGGACCGGTGATTGAAGATTATTTATTGAAATTGGTTTATGATAATTTGGACAGTATGCATAATAATTGA
- a CDS encoding bh protein — protein sequence MKQSRMEAELYCIHCREESPFTITYINDKLKTICCTQCHHAIDVRLDLQKEFIQEWQQRLLSKPSRMTTEYRDDLSRFLFTLPIRLASKPYRLYDDIKKSRIIMRDFKDVKHW from the coding sequence GTGAAACAAAGTCGCATGGAAGCAGAGCTATATTGTATCCATTGTCGCGAAGAGTCTCCATTTACTATCACCTACATCAATGACAAACTAAAAACAATTTGCTGCACACAATGCCATCACGCCATCGATGTCCGGCTTGATTTGCAAAAGGAATTCATCCAAGAGTGGCAGCAACGGCTTCTTTCAAAGCCTTCCAGAATGACAACAGAGTATAGGGATGATCTAAGTCGGTTTCTTTTTACGCTGCCAATTCGGCTAGCGAGCAAACCATATCGATTATATGACGATATCAAGAAATCGCGCATCATTATGCGGGATTTCAAAGATGTTAAGCATTGGTAA